One genomic segment of Nocardia spumae includes these proteins:
- a CDS encoding alkaline phosphatase family protein, with protein MPHTLADVLPAVAASFGMDVDNSLELAPARDVVLLLIDGLGAEPLARHRSVAPTLAAHARTTLAAGFPATTAVSIASLALGAPCATHGIIGYSFALPDPGGLRLLNSLRWRLDSATGADARAAYPPETVQSGTSRVQDLAAHGVEVHYVIPEYQRDSGLTRAALRATGVLHAASDLGQVRDGILTVAAHSDTASRFAYAYFPDLDATGHLYGPESPEWLAVLARIDACFADLLTALPDTCTLLVTGDHGMIRAGRVIDLDADERLHREVRLIAGEARVRHIYLDRPAALPDVQADWTGALGAYARVVSREQALDERWFGATAPGPEIRRRIGDLIAVAHGDTVLVCPGREPLESAMIGHHGAWTADEQLVPLIASA; from the coding sequence ATGCCACACACACTCGCCGATGTCCTGCCCGCCGTCGCAGCGTCCTTCGGGATGGATGTGGACAACTCGCTGGAGCTCGCGCCCGCGCGTGATGTCGTGCTGCTGCTGATCGACGGTCTGGGCGCGGAACCGCTGGCGCGCCATCGCTCGGTCGCGCCGACGCTCGCCGCACACGCGCGCACCACATTGGCCGCCGGTTTTCCCGCGACCACCGCGGTGAGTATCGCGTCCCTGGCGCTGGGAGCGCCCTGTGCGACACACGGAATCATCGGCTACAGCTTCGCCCTGCCCGATCCGGGCGGTCTGCGATTGCTCAATTCGCTGCGCTGGCGGCTCGATTCCGCGACGGGTGCGGACGCGCGCGCGGCGTATCCGCCGGAAACGGTGCAGTCCGGTACCAGCCGGGTGCAGGATCTCGCCGCGCACGGCGTCGAGGTCCATTACGTAATCCCGGAATACCAGCGCGATTCCGGCCTGACCCGCGCCGCCCTGCGTGCCACGGGCGTCTTGCATGCGGCGTCGGATCTCGGGCAGGTGCGCGACGGAATCCTCACGGTCGCGGCGCATTCCGATACCGCGTCGCGATTCGCCTACGCCTACTTCCCCGATCTCGACGCCACCGGTCACCTGTACGGACCCGAGTCGCCGGAGTGGCTGGCGGTACTGGCTCGGATCGACGCCTGCTTCGCGGATCTGCTCACCGCTCTTCCGGATACCTGCACCTTGCTGGTCACCGGTGATCACGGCATGATCCGGGCGGGACGAGTGATCGACCTGGATGCCGACGAGCGGTTGCACCGCGAGGTGCGGCTGATCGCCGGGGAAGCCCGAGTGCGCCACATCTACCTCGACAGGCCGGCCGCACTGCCGGACGTGCAGGCCGACTGGACCGGCGCACTGGGCGCATATGCCCGGGTGGTGAGTCGCGAGCAGGCGCTCGACGAGCGCTGGTTCGGGGCGACGGCGCCCGGCCCCGAGATCCGCCGCCGCATCGGGGATCTCATCGCCGTCGCCCACGGCGACACCGTGCTCGTATGTCCGGGCCGGGAACCGCTGGAGTCGGCGATGATCGGCCATCACGGCGCGTGGACCGCCGATGAGCAACTCGTGCCGCTGATCGCCTCGGCGTGA
- a CDS encoding aldo/keto reductase, whose product MTTIETTQLGSTGPKVGRIALGAMGMSGAYGQADETESIATVHAALDSGATLVDTGDFYGAGHNEALLRRALTDRRREDYQLSVKFGALRGPDGSFGGVDTRPVAMRNFLHYSLQRLGVDYIDIYRPARLDPDVPIEDTVGAIAEMVEAGYVRHIGLSEVGAQTLRRAAAVAPIADLQIEYALITRGIEGEILPTARALGIGITAYGVLSRGLLSDSLRANQTFAPDDFRAHSPRFQGENLTANLRLVAALADIAAQHGVSVAQLAIAWVLTRGADIVPLIGARRVDRWSEAVGALDIRLSESELAAIEAAAPADEVAGQRYAAAQMTMLDSER is encoded by the coding sequence ATGACAACCATCGAGACGACACAATTGGGCAGCACGGGGCCGAAGGTCGGCCGCATCGCACTGGGCGCGATGGGGATGTCGGGTGCCTACGGGCAGGCCGACGAGACGGAGTCGATCGCGACCGTCCACGCGGCGCTCGACTCCGGCGCCACCCTCGTCGACACCGGCGATTTCTACGGCGCCGGACACAACGAAGCCCTGCTCCGCCGCGCACTGACCGATCGCCGGCGCGAGGACTACCAGCTCAGCGTGAAATTCGGGGCGCTGCGCGGTCCGGACGGCAGTTTCGGCGGTGTGGATACCCGGCCGGTGGCGATGCGCAACTTCCTCCACTATTCGCTGCAGCGACTGGGCGTCGACTACATCGATATCTACCGTCCGGCGCGGCTGGACCCGGATGTGCCGATCGAGGACACCGTCGGCGCCATCGCGGAGATGGTCGAGGCCGGTTACGTGCGCCACATCGGCCTGTCGGAAGTCGGCGCGCAGACCCTGCGGCGGGCGGCGGCGGTCGCGCCGATCGCCGATCTGCAAATCGAGTACGCGTTGATCACCCGTGGCATCGAGGGTGAGATCCTGCCGACGGCACGGGCACTCGGCATCGGCATCACCGCGTATGGGGTGCTGTCGCGCGGGCTGCTGAGCGATTCACTGCGTGCGAATCAGACCTTCGCGCCCGACGATTTCCGTGCCCACAGTCCACGGTTCCAGGGCGAGAACCTCACCGCCAATCTGCGGCTGGTCGCGGCGCTGGCCGATATCGCCGCACAGCACGGCGTGAGTGTGGCGCAGCTCGCCATCGCCTGGGTGCTGACCCGCGGCGCCGATATCGTGCCGCTGATCGGCGCCCGGCGCGTCGATCGCTGGTCCGAAGCTGTCGGCGCATTGGATATTCGACTGTCGGAATCGGAGCTGGCCGCGATCGAGGCCGCCGCGCCCGCGGACGAGGTCGCCGGACAGCGCTATGCGGCCGCGCAGATGACCATGCTCGACAGCGAGCGCTGA
- a CDS encoding helix-turn-helix transcriptional regulator → MDRDDLADFLRRRRAQLQPADVGLLPGSRRRTPGLRRDEVALLTGMSTDYYTRLEQSRGPRPSVQVLSSLARALRLSDDERDHLYHLCGHPAPHRGGGDRHVGPGLLYLLDKLEDTPACVVSDLGEILAQNRMHINMSGDHTHYTGMDRYLLWRWFTDPAGREKFPLADWDRLTRRHVADLRATAARRSGDDDVTELVERLRAASPEFERLWSAHEVSVRISDAKRVEHPVVGLLDLVCETLVTPNAAQHLLVFYPRPGTDTQERLDLLRVIGTQSMTGETDSGSEIFDSH, encoded by the coding sequence ATGGACCGCGATGATCTGGCCGACTTCCTGCGACGCCGTCGCGCGCAGCTGCAGCCCGCGGATGTGGGTCTGCTGCCCGGCAGCCGCCGCCGGACTCCCGGGCTGCGTCGTGACGAGGTCGCCCTCCTCACCGGCATGTCGACCGACTACTACACCCGGCTGGAACAGTCGCGCGGGCCGCGCCCCTCGGTGCAGGTGCTGAGCTCGCTGGCGCGCGCACTGCGGCTCAGCGACGACGAGCGTGACCACCTGTACCACCTGTGCGGACATCCGGCGCCCCACCGCGGCGGCGGCGACCGGCACGTGGGGCCCGGACTGCTCTATCTGCTGGACAAACTCGAGGACACCCCCGCCTGCGTCGTCTCCGATCTGGGCGAGATCCTGGCGCAGAACCGCATGCACATCAACATGTCCGGCGATCACACCCATTACACCGGGATGGACCGGTATCTGCTGTGGCGCTGGTTCACCGACCCCGCGGGACGGGAGAAATTCCCGCTCGCGGACTGGGACCGGCTGACGCGCAGGCACGTCGCGGACCTCAGGGCGACGGCCGCGCGGCGGTCCGGGGACGACGATGTCACCGAACTGGTCGAGAGACTGCGCGCGGCCAGTCCCGAATTCGAACGGCTGTGGTCGGCGCACGAGGTATCGGTGCGGATCAGTGACGCCAAACGCGTCGAGCATCCGGTGGTCGGACTACTCGATCTGGTCTGCGAAACGCTGGTGACGCCGAATGCGGCGCAACATCTCCTGGTCTTCTACCCACGTCCCGGTACCGACACCCAGGAACGGCTGGATCTGCTGCGCGTCATCGGCACTCAGTCCATGACCGGCGAAACCGACTCGGGCAGTGAGATCTTCGATTCACACTGA
- a CDS encoding pirin family protein → MSDLEANPTEALCESSPAPGPRADFYPAREVPLGGVRGVTVMRVLPQRDLPTVGAWCFLDHFGSTETSHRLPPDIDPHPHIGLQTVTWPFDGRIRHRDSVGSDVEIEPGQLNLMTSGHGIAHSEYTVAGAPAGQGLQFWIALPDAHRDIAPHFEQHRDLPVLALPGLRATVLIGSLGGLSSPAVSYSPIVGADITVAPGADATLPLTAEFEHAVLVMSGQVRVDDVRAEPGPLLYLGSDRAALRLRSESGARVVLIGGAPFGEDLVMWWNFVGRNHDEIDAARTAWENHDVQRFGDVAGHTPRQRIPAPPLPNLRLRPRTRRRFPEH, encoded by the coding sequence ATGAGCGATCTCGAGGCGAATCCCACGGAGGCACTGTGCGAATCCTCGCCGGCACCCGGCCCGCGGGCGGATTTCTATCCGGCCCGGGAGGTCCCGCTGGGCGGCGTGCGCGGAGTCACGGTGATGCGGGTTCTGCCACAGCGTGATCTGCCGACCGTGGGGGCCTGGTGCTTCCTCGATCATTTCGGCTCGACCGAAACCTCACATCGACTGCCACCGGATATCGATCCGCATCCGCACATCGGATTGCAGACCGTGACCTGGCCGTTCGACGGCCGGATCCGGCATCGCGACAGTGTCGGCTCCGATGTGGAGATCGAGCCCGGACAGTTGAATCTGATGACCTCCGGGCACGGTATCGCCCACTCGGAGTACACGGTGGCGGGTGCGCCCGCCGGGCAGGGACTCCAGTTCTGGATCGCACTGCCGGACGCGCACCGCGATATCGCGCCGCATTTCGAGCAGCATCGAGACCTGCCCGTCCTGGCTCTGCCCGGCTTGCGCGCGACGGTTCTCATCGGTTCGCTCGGCGGGCTGAGTTCGCCGGCGGTCAGCTACTCCCCGATCGTCGGCGCGGATATCACCGTGGCACCGGGCGCCGACGCCACCCTGCCGCTCACCGCGGAATTCGAGCACGCGGTACTGGTGATGTCGGGGCAGGTGCGCGTCGACGATGTGCGCGCCGAACCCGGCCCGCTGCTGTATCTGGGCAGTGATCGCGCCGCCCTGCGACTGCGCAGCGAATCCGGCGCGCGAGTGGTGCTGATCGGGGGCGCACCGTTCGGCGAGGATCTGGTGATGTGGTGGAACTTCGTCGGCCGCAACCACGACGAGATCGACGCCGCCCGCACGGCGTGGGAGAACCACGATGTGCAGCGCTTCGGAGATGTCGCGGGACATACTCCGCGGCAGCGCATTCCGGCACCGCCGCTGCCGAATCTGCGGTTGCGGCCCCGGACCCGGCGCCGGTTCCCCGAGCACTGA
- a CDS encoding MerR family transcriptional regulator, translating into MTTTTVTPLEQPEDYERPKYSIGDAAERSGLTRDTLRWYERIGLMDYIGRDSSGKRRFSDRDLNWLHLIGCLRTTGMSVADMVHYAELVRAGDDTTPERLDMFRNTREGVLAQIEDLHRTLAVLDRKIDLYEGRVTAMQHI; encoded by the coding sequence ATGACGACAACCACGGTGACCCCCCTCGAACAGCCCGAGGACTACGAGCGCCCGAAGTACTCGATCGGCGATGCCGCCGAGCGATCCGGTCTGACCCGCGACACCCTGCGCTGGTACGAGCGGATCGGCCTGATGGACTACATCGGCCGAGATTCCAGCGGTAAGCGCCGGTTCAGCGATCGCGATCTGAACTGGCTGCATCTGATCGGCTGTCTGCGCACCACGGGGATGTCGGTGGCCGATATGGTCCACTACGCCGAATTGGTTCGAGCCGGTGACGACACCACCCCGGAACGCCTGGATATGTTCCGCAACACCCGCGAAGGGGTGCTGGCGCAGATCGAGGACCTGCACCGGACCCTCGCCGTCCTGGACCGCAAGATCGATCTGTACGAAGGCAGAGTGACTGCCATGCAACATATCTGA
- a CDS encoding DNA polymerase III subunit beta family protein yields MPHSGLTTIGAFARASGLTASALRFYADSGLLPPSIVDPVSGYRYYAEDQLDRALAIRGLREIGMPLDTVARVLESDSDTAARLVDDHLAGLEQRVQRARERAADIKATLGHRHGRPVATVSGPVFATAVEQILAATVHEPDHPVLSGVHLEVSAEALTLTATDRYRLSTRTLVPDRAHPAEWAATVDGDDLRLAIPEIRRHHRVRLEGSAGSLLFRAGPAHTRTCRILPDPFPDHRLLLGSLDTPRTRVVTPRDALVRTLASLRAHHVLLRVSEGEVTVSNPESGPGGPVDATVTGPDIELAFSMTTLYPAIGTAIGPDVMIDIAGAAQPVVIRSADDGDLTTVAMPVAVSHTDPEERR; encoded by the coding sequence GTGCCACATTCCGGACTGACCACGATCGGAGCGTTCGCGCGGGCCAGCGGACTGACCGCGAGCGCACTGCGCTTCTACGCCGATTCCGGGCTGTTGCCACCGTCGATCGTGGACCCGGTCTCCGGCTACCGGTACTACGCCGAGGACCAGCTCGACCGCGCACTGGCCATCCGCGGACTACGCGAGATCGGTATGCCGCTGGATACGGTCGCGCGGGTACTCGAATCCGATTCCGATACCGCCGCACGGCTCGTCGACGACCACCTGGCGGGCCTCGAACAGCGAGTACAGCGGGCCCGGGAGCGAGCGGCCGATATCAAGGCGACGCTCGGGCACCGGCACGGGCGGCCGGTCGCGACCGTCAGTGGCCCGGTCTTCGCGACGGCGGTCGAGCAGATCCTCGCCGCCACCGTCCACGAACCGGACCATCCCGTGCTGAGCGGGGTGCATCTCGAGGTCTCGGCCGAAGCGCTGACCCTCACCGCCACCGATCGCTATCGGCTCTCGACCCGCACCCTGGTACCCGATCGCGCGCATCCGGCCGAGTGGGCCGCCACCGTCGACGGCGACGACCTCCGATTGGCGATACCCGAGATCCGGCGCCACCATCGGGTGCGCCTGGAAGGCAGTGCCGGCTCCCTGCTGTTCCGGGCCGGACCCGCGCACACCCGGACCTGCCGGATCCTCCCGGACCCGTTCCCCGATCACCGGCTCCTGCTGGGCTCGCTCGATACGCCGCGCACACGGGTGGTCACACCACGCGACGCGCTGGTCCGGACGCTGGCATCCCTACGGGCGCATCATGTTCTGCTGCGTGTATCGGAGGGCGAGGTCACGGTTTCGAATCCGGAATCCGGCCCCGGCGGACCGGTCGACGCCACCGTGACCGGCCCCGATATCGAGCTCGCCTTCAGCATGACCACGCTGTATCCGGCGATCGGCACCGCCATCGGCCCCGACGTGATGATCGATATCGCCGGAGCCGCACAGCCGGTCGTGATCCGCTCCGCCGACGACGGCGATCTCACCACGGTGGCGATGCCCGTCGCCGTTTCCCACACCGATCCCGAGGAACGACGATGA
- a CDS encoding AraC family transcriptional regulator, which produces MTIAESASTSAIDPHERADYWTHLIGSYQCSLGFRFPDSTDFRGHTSLRRTDTYQLVGWESDAVTYIRSPKLIRSDPDSDYRLLVPLTGTLTFRNDDDQGSLYPGSACLVSTDEPFAASMSDGSHGLIVTISREEIRHRLNRVVPPPRPLDLRTGLGGVAGAVVGTLYSQRAALTDLQFDTVAEQLVDLLCMQILGEPASSPGQLVQVEATARRYIRTHAADPDLTGAQVAAALGWSLRQLQLAFSNAGTTPSEVIREQRLQLARERLRNPAYRHRSIADIAADLGFGSASSFTKAFRRRFHSTPGQLRD; this is translated from the coding sequence ATGACCATTGCCGAATCAGCCTCGACCAGCGCGATCGACCCGCATGAGCGGGCCGATTACTGGACGCATCTGATCGGGTCGTATCAGTGCAGCCTGGGTTTCCGGTTTCCGGACTCCACCGATTTCCGCGGGCACACCTCGTTGCGGCGTACCGATACCTATCAACTGGTCGGCTGGGAGTCCGACGCCGTCACCTACATCCGGAGCCCGAAGCTCATTCGCAGCGATCCGGATTCCGACTATCGGCTCCTCGTGCCACTGACGGGCACGCTCACATTCCGCAACGACGACGACCAGGGCTCGTTGTATCCCGGTAGCGCGTGTCTGGTGTCCACCGACGAGCCGTTCGCGGCCTCGATGAGCGATGGTTCGCACGGTCTCATCGTCACCATTTCACGCGAGGAGATCCGGCACCGTCTCAATCGAGTGGTGCCACCGCCGCGACCGCTGGATCTGCGGACCGGGCTGGGCGGAGTGGCCGGTGCGGTGGTGGGCACGCTGTATTCCCAGCGCGCGGCCCTCACCGATCTCCAATTCGACACCGTCGCAGAGCAACTGGTGGATCTGCTGTGTATGCAGATTCTCGGCGAACCGGCGAGTTCGCCCGGTCAGCTCGTGCAGGTGGAGGCGACGGCTCGTCGCTACATCCGTACCCACGCGGCCGATCCGGATCTCACCGGCGCGCAGGTCGCGGCCGCACTCGGCTGGTCACTGCGCCAGCTGCAATTGGCATTCAGCAACGCCGGAACGACGCCGAGCGAGGTCATCCGGGAACAACGCCTGCAGCTCGCGCGCGAACGCCTGCGCAATCCGGCCTACCGCCATCGCAGTATCGCCGATATCGCCGCGGATCTGGGTTTCGGTTCGGCCAGCAGTTTCACCAAGGCATTCCGTCGCCGGTTCCATTCCACTCCGGGACAGCTGCGGGACTGA
- a CDS encoding GNAT family N-acetyltransferase, which produces MIDQAATAAVVRNEAQHRYEVWYGDKLAGFAEYREAGDDTAFIHTEVDSEFSGKGLAGTLARHAIEDAVERGRAVVPRCSFIKSWLDKHPDYDAHVVGKGITR; this is translated from the coding sequence ATGATCGATCAGGCCGCGACCGCCGCAGTCGTCCGCAACGAAGCGCAGCACCGCTACGAGGTGTGGTACGGAGACAAACTCGCCGGGTTCGCCGAATACCGCGAGGCCGGTGACGACACCGCCTTCATTCACACCGAGGTCGATTCGGAGTTCAGCGGCAAAGGCCTGGCCGGCACCCTGGCCCGGCATGCGATCGAGGATGCGGTGGAGCGCGGGCGTGCTGTCGTGCCGCGCTGTTCGTTCATCAAGAGCTGGCTCGACAAGCATCCGGACTACGATGCTCATGTGGTGGGCAAGGGCATTACCCGGTAG
- a CDS encoding PaaI family thioesterase, protein MDHAAMGELVMAGFQKLGFIQFAGVEGVEYLPGRNVVSMASKPEHLNHNGDVHAAILFGLAETAAMGASISGIVDLMGETFIVARDGRIEYLARAKGEAGPFRATSEIGAAELEQVRADIAAQRPIELAMPVDITDSTGKSVAAASFTAVIRPRRK, encoded by the coding sequence ATGGACCACGCTGCCATGGGTGAGTTGGTGATGGCCGGATTTCAGAAGCTGGGATTCATCCAGTTCGCGGGGGTGGAAGGGGTGGAGTATCTGCCCGGCCGCAATGTGGTGAGCATGGCCTCGAAGCCGGAACATCTCAACCACAACGGCGACGTACACGCCGCGATCCTGTTCGGCCTCGCGGAGACGGCGGCGATGGGCGCCTCCATCTCCGGCATCGTCGATCTGATGGGGGAGACGTTCATCGTCGCGCGCGACGGGCGGATCGAGTACCTGGCCCGGGCCAAGGGGGAGGCGGGCCCGTTCCGCGCAACATCGGAGATCGGCGCCGCCGAGTTGGAACAGGTCCGCGCCGATATCGCCGCGCAGCGGCCGATCGAGCTGGCGATGCCCGTGGATATCACCGACAGCACCGGAAAGTCCGTCGCCGCGGCGAGTTTCACCGCGGTGATCCGGCCCCGCCGGAAATAG
- a CDS encoding serine/threonine-protein kinase, producing the protein MAAPGIDETFAGYLIEGMLGRGGMGTVYLARHPRLPRRVALKVLDREVSADSERRRRFDQEADIVARLEHPGIVRVYDRGADAGHLWISMQYVHGTDTSRLDRQSLTVERVLRIIAETGAALDYAHSKGVLHRDIKPANILVEAPEAGRAERAVLTDFGIARLQDTDTELTVTGTLTATLAYASPEQLSGEPLDHRCDQYSLACTLFTLLSGRPPYAGTNPGQVVAGHVTKPIPRLTAVRTDLPPALDVVLARAMAKQPADRYDSCGEFVEETRKALRGGSDAAYRAPVSDPPDPRSARHPAQPGQSQPSVFAQPAPERQSSTAAPAPVPKRRRPWLPVAVAVVVAAALVGAGVVVVRGMSGSSGTDTGWGAKYRLIADSFPGLVADRPDGTGGLGTRCSIAANSSAHPAVTCVDPDRDLRVDITDLENADAAAEFADAATAHSGDLLASHPGFRDPVDVVLPTPDSTGPQVLYTLFPQDAARSRFAVGLSWTKHAALETYDRWWPQVPMGAADPAAKPNPEVPGTNPWCYRVRTADSVNDSGPGGSDSGPAAVLAYEYAQYVSRSGSDARQYTAAESTAIPSAQALQTAIDQVPVGTQHCVHVTGGTIPDRYEVQVFERRPDRGFLRHAYTAITTTRDGRVVLKEIRG; encoded by the coding sequence GTGGCCGCACCCGGAATCGATGAGACGTTCGCCGGTTACCTCATCGAGGGAATGCTCGGCCGGGGCGGTATGGGCACGGTCTACCTCGCCCGGCATCCCCGGTTACCGCGCCGTGTCGCACTGAAAGTGCTCGACCGTGAGGTCTCCGCCGACTCCGAGCGCCGCCGCCGATTCGATCAGGAAGCCGATATCGTGGCCCGCCTGGAACATCCGGGCATCGTGCGCGTCTACGACCGCGGCGCGGACGCGGGACATCTGTGGATCTCCATGCAGTATGTGCACGGCACCGATACGTCGCGGCTGGATCGGCAGAGTCTGACGGTGGAACGGGTGTTGCGCATCATCGCCGAAACCGGTGCCGCGCTGGACTACGCCCACAGCAAAGGGGTGCTGCACCGCGATATCAAGCCCGCGAACATCCTGGTCGAAGCGCCCGAGGCCGGACGTGCCGAACGGGCGGTTCTCACTGATTTCGGCATCGCGCGATTACAGGACACCGATACCGAACTCACCGTCACCGGCACGCTCACGGCGACGCTGGCCTACGCCTCCCCGGAGCAACTGTCGGGAGAACCGCTCGATCATCGCTGCGACCAGTACTCGCTGGCGTGCACCCTGTTCACGCTGCTGTCCGGGAGGCCGCCGTATGCGGGCACCAATCCCGGGCAGGTGGTCGCCGGCCACGTCACCAAACCGATTCCGCGGTTGACCGCCGTCCGGACCGATCTGCCGCCCGCGCTGGACGTGGTGCTGGCGCGGGCCATGGCCAAACAGCCCGCCGATCGGTACGACAGCTGCGGCGAGTTCGTCGAGGAAACGCGAAAGGCCCTGCGCGGTGGTTCGGACGCCGCCTACCGGGCGCCGGTCTCGGATCCGCCGGATCCGCGATCCGCGCGGCACCCGGCACAGCCCGGGCAGTCCCAGCCGTCGGTGTTCGCGCAACCGGCGCCGGAGAGGCAGTCGTCCACGGCCGCACCGGCACCCGTCCCGAAACGACGGAGGCCGTGGTTGCCGGTGGCGGTCGCGGTGGTGGTGGCGGCCGCCCTGGTCGGTGCGGGGGTAGTCGTGGTGCGGGGGATGTCCGGCAGCTCGGGCACCGATACCGGGTGGGGTGCGAAGTACCGGTTGATCGCGGACAGCTTTCCCGGCCTGGTCGCCGATCGCCCGGACGGTACCGGCGGCCTCGGCACCCGGTGTTCGATCGCCGCGAATTCCAGCGCGCATCCGGCCGTCACCTGCGTCGATCCGGACCGTGACCTGCGGGTGGATATCACCGATCTGGAAAATGCCGATGCCGCGGCCGAATTCGCCGACGCTGCGACCGCGCACAGTGGCGATCTGCTCGCGAGCCATCCCGGCTTCCGGGATCCGGTGGATGTGGTGCTGCCGACGCCGGATTCGACCGGACCGCAGGTTCTCTACACCCTGTTCCCGCAGGACGCCGCGCGTTCCCGGTTCGCCGTCGGCCTGAGCTGGACCAAACACGCCGCGTTGGAGACCTACGACCGCTGGTGGCCCCAGGTACCGATGGGCGCCGCCGACCCGGCCGCGAAGCCGAATCCGGAAGTGCCGGGCACCAATCCGTGGTGCTACCGCGTCCGGACCGCCGATTCGGTCAACGACAGCGGTCCCGGCGGTAGCGATTCGGGGCCGGCGGCGGTGCTGGCCTACGAATACGCGCAGTACGTATCCCGAAGTGGTTCGGACGCAAGACAATACACGGCCGCCGAATCGACGGCGATCCCCTCGGCGCAGGCCCTGCAGACCGCGATCGATCAGGTTCCGGTGGGTACGCAGCACTGCGTGCACGTCACCGGGGGCACGATTCCGGACCGCTACGAGGTCCAGGTCTTCGAACGCCGCCCCGATCGTGGTTTCCTGCGCCACGCCTACACCGCCATCACCACCACCCGCGACGGCCGGGTCGTGCTCAAGGAGATCCGCGGCTGA
- a CDS encoding carboxymuconolactone decarboxylase family protein, which translates to MQNPAADARIWIDKQSPEPFRALGGVALAARNAAAAAGLDRSLVELINVRVSQLNGCAFCLDLHSRAALTAGVTAQQLEVLPAWRRSELFTPSECAALALAETTTTLPDEDTLAREYALARHHLSDEQVSVVIWVATTIGAFNRVSIMSRHPVRERQEHR; encoded by the coding sequence ATGCAAAACCCCGCCGCGGATGCCCGCATCTGGATCGACAAACAGAGCCCCGAACCGTTTCGTGCGCTGGGCGGTGTCGCGCTGGCCGCCCGCAACGCGGCGGCGGCCGCCGGACTGGACCGCTCACTGGTCGAACTGATCAATGTCCGGGTGTCACAGCTCAACGGATGTGCGTTCTGCCTGGACCTGCATTCCCGGGCGGCGCTGACGGCCGGTGTGACCGCGCAACAACTCGAGGTGCTGCCGGCCTGGCGGCGTAGCGAGCTGTTCACCCCGTCCGAGTGTGCCGCACTCGCCCTCGCGGAGACGACCACCACGCTGCCCGATGAGGACACCCTGGCACGTGAGTACGCCCTTGCGCGGCACCATCTGTCGGATGAGCAGGTCTCGGTGGTCATCTGGGTCGCGACCACCATCGGCGCGTTCAATCGCGTGTCGATCATGAGCAGGCATCCGGTGCGGGAACGGCAGGAGCACCGATGA
- a CDS encoding cupin domain-containing protein yields the protein MRRIVVGDDGTGQGRVLADDSVDPLTLALLPGAEIHRMWELDALPALPVDRMPADGGTSYFPTAGGVRFGFISVPPGLSYEPDPGLSEEAMATVVAEAEEKLPGMMAAFDPEHPGVHATESIDFVVVLRGEGRMRLGNGVDVALRPGDSVVQHGTPHAWFNDGTEPFVFCYTLCGVDRNAPAASEQ from the coding sequence ATGCGCAGAATCGTGGTCGGCGACGACGGCACCGGACAGGGACGGGTGCTGGCCGACGACAGTGTCGACCCGCTCACCCTGGCGTTGCTGCCCGGCGCCGAGATCCATCGGATGTGGGAACTCGACGCCTTGCCCGCACTGCCCGTCGACCGGATGCCCGCCGACGGCGGCACCAGCTATTTCCCCACCGCCGGCGGAGTGCGGTTCGGTTTCATCTCGGTGCCGCCCGGACTGAGCTACGAACCCGATCCCGGGCTGTCGGAGGAGGCGATGGCCACCGTGGTGGCCGAGGCCGAGGAGAAGCTGCCCGGCATGATGGCCGCCTTCGATCCGGAGCATCCCGGGGTGCACGCCACCGAGAGCATCGACTTCGTGGTGGTGCTGCGTGGTGAGGGCCGTATGCGTCTCGGTAACGGTGTGGATGTCGCCTTGCGCCCGGGCGACAGCGTGGTGCAGCACGGCACCCCCCACGCGTGGTTCAACGACGGCACCGAGCCGTTCGTGTTCTGCTACACCCTCTGCGGCGTCGACCGAAACGCACCGGCTGCCTCCGAGCAATGA